In Archocentrus centrarchus isolate MPI-CPG fArcCen1 chromosome 24, fArcCen1, whole genome shotgun sequence, one DNA window encodes the following:
- the iyd gene encoding iodotyrosine deiodinase produces MALLSVFTPFLAVVLCLVIGFMLVKSRETETSSTSPSKTKGGTKGGKRPWVDQDLQDDTDTTAKDGDDDDGDWGDSTEEESLAHVPYSPLRYPEETMLQRSEEFYTLMNQRRSVRFISPEPVPREIIDNVIRTAGTAPSGAHTEPWTFVVVSDPDMKHQIRLIVEEEEEMNYRQRMGEKWVQDLARLRTNWIKEYLDVAPYLILIFKQTYGILPNGKKKTHYYNEISVSISCGILLAALQNVGLVTVTSTPLNCGPKLRPLLKRPANEKLLMLLPVGYPASDATVPDLKRKHLDDIMLHM; encoded by the exons ATGGCACTCCTGTCCGTGTTCACGCCCTTTCTGGCGGTAGTTTTGTGCCTGGTGATAGGCTTTATGCTGGTGAAATCACGGGAAACGGAGACCTCATCCACGTCTCCAAGCAAAACTAAAGGGGGGACAAAAGGGGGGAAAAGGCCATGGGTGGACCAGGATTTACAGGATGATACAGACACCACAGCAAAAGACGGAG atgatgatgatggtgactgGGGGGACAGCACTGAAGAGGAGAGCCTTGCACATGTGCCCTATTCACCACTGCGTTACCCTGAGGAGACAATGCTGCAGAGATCCGAGGAGTTTTACACTTTGATGAACCAGCGGAGGTCTGTCCGATTCATCAGCCCAGAGCCGGTCCCACGGGAAATCATCGATAATGTCATTCGCACTGCAG GTACAGCACCTAGTGGAGCACATACAGAACCCTGGACGTTCGTCGTGGTGTCAGATCCAGATATGAAGCATCAGATTAGACTGatagtggaggaggaggaggagatgaactACCGCCAGAGGATGGGGGAAAAATGGGTCCAGGATTTGGCCAGATTGAG AACAAACTGGATTAAGGAGTACTTGGATGTTGCTCCATATCTGATCCTCATCTTTAAACAAACCTATGGGATTCTACCAAATGGCAAGAAAAAGACACACTACTACAATGAAATCAGCGTGTCCATATCCTGTGGGATCCTTCTGGCAGCATTACAG AACGTGGGTCTTGTTACAGTCACGTCGACGCCCCTCAACTGCGGCCCCAAGCTCAGGCCCCTTCTTAAACGCCCAGCAAATGAGAAGCTGCTGATGCTACTTCCTGTTGGTTATCCCGCCTCTGACGCTACTGTGCCTGACTTGAAACGCAAGCATCTGGATGATATTATGTTGCACATGTGA
- the ppp1r14c gene encoding protein phosphatase 1 regulatory subunit 14C gives MSAASTETSAPLPTAGSRVFFQGAPGVGCVGSGPINGDDPVQKKQGKVTVKYDRKELRKRLVLEEWIIEQLSELYDCEEEEMPEVEIDIDDLLEVNSDDERASKLQESLIDCYKPTEDFVRELLGRIRGMRKLSAPTKKGL, from the exons ATGTCGGCCGCCAGCACCGAAACCAGTGCCCCTCTGCCCACTGCCGGCAGCCGCGTGTTCTTCCAAGGTGCACCCGGAGTGGGCTGTGTGGGGTCCGGACCCATCAATGGGGACGACCCGGTCCAGAAGAAGCAGGGCAAAGTGACCGTGAAGTACGACAGGAAAGAGCTGCGGAAAAGACTTGTCCTGGAGGAGTGGATCATCGAGCAGCTCAGCGAGTTATATGACTGTGAG gaggaggagatgcCGGAGGTAGAGATAGATATCgatgacctgctggaggtcaacAGTGATGACGAGAGAGCCAGCAAACTGCAG GAATCATTAATAGACTGCTACAAACCAACAGAG GACTTTGTCCGTGAGCTGCTGGGCAGGATAAGGGGAATGAGAAAACTTAGCGCTCCAACCAAGAAGGGCCTATAA